The following proteins come from a genomic window of Streptomyces liliiviolaceus:
- a CDS encoding FdhF/YdeP family oxidoreductase encodes MAGKPPQSDPVQDAPQVAEPKHAAAGLPAIGHTLRIAQQQMGVKRTALTLLRVNQKDGFDCPGCAWPEPEHRHTAEFCENGAKAVAEEATLRRVTPDFFAAHPVADLATRSGYWLGQQGRLTHPMYLAEGADRYEAVPWERAFDIIAEELIGLDSPDEALFYTSGRTSNEAAFLYQLFAREYGTNNLPDCSNMCHESSGSALNETIGIGKGSVLLDDLYQADLIIVAGQNPGTNHPRMLSALEKAKSNGARIITVNPLPEAGMERFKNPQTPQGMIKGAALTDLFLQIRIGGDQALFRLLNKLVLETEGAVDEEFVGEHTHGYEEFAEAARAADWDETLTATGLTRAQIDEALSMVLASKRTIVCWAMGLTQHKHSVPTIREVVNFLLLRGNIGRPGAGVCPVRGHSNVQGDRTMGIFERPAPAFLDALEKEFGFAPPRGHGYDVVRAIRAMRDDKAKVFFAMGGNFVSASPDTEVTEAAMRRARLTVHVSTKLNRSHAVTGARALILPTLGRTERDLQGGGEQFVTVEDSMGMVHASRGRLEPASGQLLSEPAIVCRLARRVLGEDSRTPWEEFEKDYATVRDRIARVVPGFDDFNNRVADPAGFALPHAPRDERRFPTATGKANFTAAPVEYPKLPEGRLLLQTLRSHDQYNTTIYGLDDRYRGIKNGRRVVLVNPEDARELGLADGSYTDLVSEWKDGVERRAAGFRIVHYPTARGCAAAYYPETNVLVPLDSTADTSNTPASKSVVVRLEQSTTN; translated from the coding sequence ATGGCCGGCAAGCCGCCCCAGAGTGATCCGGTTCAGGACGCGCCGCAGGTCGCGGAACCGAAGCATGCTGCGGCCGGGCTGCCGGCCATCGGCCACACCCTGCGCATCGCCCAGCAGCAGATGGGTGTGAAGCGCACGGCGCTGACGCTGCTGCGGGTCAATCAGAAGGACGGCTTCGACTGCCCGGGCTGCGCCTGGCCCGAGCCGGAGCACCGGCACACGGCGGAGTTCTGCGAGAACGGCGCGAAGGCGGTCGCGGAGGAGGCCACCCTGCGCCGGGTGACCCCGGACTTCTTCGCCGCGCACCCGGTCGCCGACCTCGCGACCCGCAGCGGCTACTGGCTGGGCCAGCAGGGCCGCCTCACGCACCCCATGTATCTCGCGGAGGGCGCCGACCGCTACGAGGCGGTGCCGTGGGAGCGTGCCTTCGACATCATCGCGGAGGAGCTCATCGGCCTCGACTCCCCGGACGAGGCGCTGTTCTACACCTCGGGCCGCACCAGCAACGAGGCCGCGTTCCTCTACCAGCTGTTCGCCCGCGAGTACGGCACGAACAACCTCCCCGACTGCTCGAACATGTGCCACGAGTCGTCCGGCTCCGCGCTGAACGAGACGATAGGGATCGGCAAGGGCAGCGTCCTGCTGGACGACCTCTACCAGGCGGATCTGATCATCGTGGCCGGGCAGAACCCGGGCACCAACCACCCGCGCATGCTCTCCGCCCTGGAGAAGGCGAAGTCGAACGGCGCGCGGATCATCACGGTGAACCCGCTGCCCGAGGCGGGCATGGAGCGCTTCAAGAACCCGCAGACCCCCCAGGGAATGATCAAGGGCGCCGCCCTCACCGACCTGTTCCTGCAGATCCGCATCGGCGGCGACCAGGCCCTCTTCCGTCTCCTGAACAAGCTCGTCCTGGAGACGGAGGGAGCCGTCGACGAGGAGTTCGTCGGCGAACACACCCACGGCTACGAGGAGTTCGCCGAGGCCGCGCGCGCCGCCGACTGGGACGAGACGCTCACGGCGACGGGCCTCACGCGCGCGCAGATCGACGAAGCGCTGTCGATGGTCCTCGCCTCGAAGCGCACCATCGTGTGCTGGGCGATGGGTCTGACCCAGCACAAGCACTCCGTGCCGACGATCCGCGAGGTCGTCAACTTCCTGCTGCTGCGCGGCAACATCGGCCGGCCGGGCGCGGGCGTGTGCCCGGTGCGCGGTCACTCGAACGTGCAGGGCGACCGCACGATGGGCATCTTCGAGCGCCCCGCGCCCGCCTTCCTGGACGCCCTGGAGAAGGAGTTCGGCTTCGCCCCGCCGCGCGGCCACGGCTACGACGTCGTGCGGGCGATCCGCGCGATGCGCGACGACAAGGCCAAGGTCTTCTTCGCGATGGGCGGCAACTTCGTGTCGGCCTCCCCCGACACCGAGGTCACCGAGGCCGCGATGCGCCGCGCCCGCCTCACCGTGCACGTGTCGACGAAGCTCAACCGCTCGCACGCCGTCACCGGCGCGCGCGCCCTGATCCTGCCGACCCTCGGCCGCACCGAGCGTGATCTCCAGGGCGGCGGCGAGCAGTTCGTGACGGTCGAGGACTCCATGGGCATGGTGCACGCCTCCCGCGGCCGTCTGGAGCCCGCGAGCGGTCAGCTGCTGTCCGAGCCGGCCATCGTGTGCCGGCTCGCCCGCCGCGTCCTGGGCGAGGACTCCCGCACGCCCTGGGAGGAGTTCGAGAAGGACTACGCGACGGTCCGCGACCGCATCGCGCGCGTCGTGCCGGGCTTCGACGACTTCAACAACCGGGTCGCCGATCCGGCGGGTTTCGCCCTCCCGCACGCCCCGCGCGACGAGCGCCGCTTCCCGACCGCCACCGGCAAAGCCAACTTCACGGCCGCGCCCGTCGAGTACCCGAAGCTCCCCGAGGGCCGCCTGCTCCTGCAGACCCTGCGCTCGCACGACCAGTACAACACCACGATCTACGGCCTCGACGACCGCTACCGGGGGATCAAGAACGGCCGCCGGGTCGTCCTGGTGAACCCCGAGGACGCCCGCGAGCTGGGTCTCGCCGACGGCTCGTACACCGACCTCGTCAGCGAGTGGAAGGACGGGGTGGAGCGTCGCGCGGCCGGTTTCCGGATCGTGCACTACCCGACGGCCCGCGGCTGCGCGGCCGCCTACTACCCGGAGACGAACGTCCTGGTGCCGCTGGACTCCACCGCCGACACCAGCAACACGCCCGCCAGCAAGTCCGTCGTCGTCCGTCTGGAACAATCGACAACCAACTGA
- the polA gene encoding DNA polymerase I, with the protein MAETASKKTEKTSGGGRPRLMLMDGHSLAYRAFFALPAENFTTATGQPTNAIYGFASMLANTLRDESPTHFAVAFDVSRKTWRSEEFTEYKANRSKTPDEFKGQVELIGEVLDAMNAERFAVDGFEADDIIATLATQAEAEGFDVLIVTGDRDSFQLVSEHTTVLYPTKGVSELTRFTPEKVFEKYGLTPAQYPDFAALRGDPSDNLPGIPGVGEKTAAKWINQFGSFAELVERAEEVKGKAGQNFRDHLEAVKLNRRLTEMVRDVELPKTVPDLERAAYDRTALAMVLDTLEIRNPSLRERLLAVDPGAEQAEDAAPAAAGVAVDGTVLDAGELGPWLTEHGTTVLGVATVDTWALGTGSVAEVALAAAGGAAAWFDPSQLDESDENAFARWLADADSPKVLHNAKAAMRVFAEHGWSVAGISMDTALAAYLVKPGRRSFDLDALSLEYLGRELAPAATADGQLAFGADEGAEADALMVQARAILDLGEAFGERLQEVGAADLLQDMELPTSELLARLERHGIAADRAHLEAMEQMFAGAVQQAVKEAHAAAGHEFNLGSPKQLQEVLFGELGLPKTKKTKTGYTTDADALAWLAAQTDNELPVIMLRHREQAKLRVTVEGLIKTIAADGRIHTTFHQTVAATGRLSSQDPNLQNIPVRTEEGRAIRRGFVVGEGFESLMTADYSQIELRVMAHLSEDEGLLAAFTSGEDLHTTVASQVFSVERDAVDAEMRRKIKAMSYGLAYGLSAFGLSQQLNIDAGEARGLMDTYFERFGGVRDYLRRAVDEARATGYTATLFGRRRYLPDLNSDNRQRREAAERMALNAPIQGTAADIVKIAMLHVDKALREAGLASRMLLQVHDEIVLEIAPGERARAEELVRREMAAAVRLRAPLDVSVGSGPDWESAAH; encoded by the coding sequence GTGGCAGAGACAGCATCGAAGAAGACCGAGAAGACCTCCGGCGGGGGACGCCCGCGGCTGATGCTCATGGACGGGCATTCGCTGGCGTACCGCGCGTTCTTCGCGCTGCCCGCGGAGAATTTCACGACGGCGACGGGCCAGCCGACGAACGCGATCTACGGCTTCGCGTCGATGCTCGCCAACACGCTGCGCGACGAGTCGCCCACGCACTTCGCGGTGGCGTTCGACGTGTCGCGCAAGACGTGGCGCTCCGAGGAGTTCACGGAGTACAAGGCGAACAGGTCGAAGACGCCCGACGAGTTCAAGGGCCAGGTCGAGCTGATCGGCGAGGTCCTGGACGCGATGAACGCCGAGCGGTTCGCCGTCGACGGCTTCGAGGCGGACGACATCATCGCCACGCTCGCCACGCAGGCCGAGGCCGAGGGCTTCGACGTGCTGATCGTCACCGGCGACCGCGACTCCTTCCAGCTGGTCTCCGAGCACACCACCGTGCTCTATCCGACCAAGGGCGTCTCCGAGCTGACCCGGTTCACTCCGGAGAAGGTCTTCGAGAAGTACGGGCTGACGCCGGCCCAGTACCCCGACTTCGCCGCGCTGCGCGGCGACCCGTCCGACAACCTGCCGGGCATCCCCGGTGTCGGTGAGAAGACCGCCGCGAAGTGGATCAACCAGTTCGGTTCGTTCGCGGAGCTGGTCGAGCGCGCCGAGGAGGTCAAGGGCAAGGCCGGGCAGAACTTCCGCGACCACCTGGAAGCGGTCAAGCTCAACCGCCGCCTCACCGAGATGGTGCGTGACGTCGAGCTGCCGAAGACGGTGCCCGACCTGGAGCGCGCCGCGTACGACCGCACGGCCCTCGCGATGGTCCTGGACACCCTGGAGATCCGTAACCCGTCGCTGCGCGAGCGGCTGCTGGCCGTCGACCCCGGGGCCGAGCAGGCCGAGGACGCGGCTCCGGCCGCCGCGGGCGTGGCCGTGGACGGCACCGTTCTCGACGCCGGCGAGCTGGGCCCCTGGCTCACCGAGCACGGCACGACGGTCCTGGGCGTCGCCACGGTCGACACCTGGGCGCTCGGTACGGGATCGGTCGCCGAGGTCGCCCTCGCCGCGGCCGGCGGAGCGGCGGCCTGGTTCGACCCGTCGCAGCTCGACGAGAGCGACGAGAACGCGTTCGCGCGCTGGCTCGCCGACGCCGACAGCCCCAAGGTGCTGCACAACGCCAAGGCGGCCATGCGGGTCTTCGCCGAGCACGGCTGGAGCGTCGCGGGCATCTCCATGGACACCGCGCTCGCCGCCTACCTCGTCAAGCCGGGCCGGCGCTCCTTCGACCTGGACGCGCTGTCCCTGGAGTACCTCGGCCGGGAGCTGGCGCCCGCCGCGACCGCCGACGGACAGCTCGCCTTCGGCGCGGACGAGGGCGCCGAGGCCGACGCGCTGATGGTGCAGGCCCGCGCCATCCTCGACCTGGGCGAGGCCTTCGGGGAGCGACTGCAGGAGGTCGGTGCGGCCGATCTCCTGCAGGACATGGAGCTGCCCACCTCCGAGCTGCTCGCCCGTCTGGAGCGGCACGGTATCGCGGCGGACAGGGCGCACCTGGAGGCCATGGAGCAGATGTTCGCGGGCGCGGTCCAGCAGGCCGTGAAGGAGGCGCACGCGGCGGCCGGGCACGAGTTCAACCTCGGCTCGCCCAAGCAGCTCCAGGAAGTCCTCTTCGGTGAACTGGGCCTGCCCAAGACGAAGAAGACGAAGACCGGCTACACGACGGACGCCGACGCGCTCGCCTGGCTCGCCGCCCAGACCGACAACGAACTGCCCGTCATCATGCTCCGCCACCGCGAGCAGGCGAAGCTTCGGGTCACCGTCGAGGGCCTGATCAAGACGATCGCCGCGGACGGCCGTATCCACACCACCTTCCACCAGACGGTCGCCGCGACGGGCCGCCTCTCGTCGCAGGACCCGAACCTCCAGAACATCCCGGTCCGCACCGAGGAGGGCCGCGCGATCCGCCGCGGCTTCGTGGTCGGCGAGGGCTTCGAGTCCCTCATGACCGCCGACTACAGCCAGATCGAACTGCGCGTGATGGCCCACCTGTCGGAGGACGAGGGCCTCCTGGCGGCCTTCACCTCCGGCGAGGACCTGCACACCACCGTCGCCTCCCAGGTGTTCTCCGTGGAGCGCGACGCCGTCGACGCGGAGATGCGCCGCAAGATCAAGGCGATGTCGTACGGGCTCGCGTACGGGCTGTCCGCGTTCGGGCTCTCCCAGCAGCTCAACATCGACGCGGGGGAGGCGCGTGGCCTGATGGACACGTACTTCGAGCGCTTCGGCGGGGTGCGGGACTATCTGCGCCGGGCGGTCGACGAGGCGCGGGCCACGGGGTACACGGCGACGCTCTTCGGGCGCCGCCGTTACCTCCCCGACCTCAACAGCGACAACCGGCAGCGGCGGGAGGCCGCGGAGCGGATGGCGTTGAACGCGCCGATCCAGGGCACGGCGGCGGACATCGTCAAGATCGCGATGCTGCATGTGGACAAGGCTCTGCGGGAGGCCGGGCTGGCGTCCCGGATGCTCCTCCAGGTCCACGACGAAATCGTCCTGGAGATCGCTCCCGGGGAGCGTGCGCGGGCGGAGGAACTGGTCCGCCGGGAGATGGCAGCGGCGGTGCGGTTGCGCGCCCCGCTGGACGTCTCGGTGGGCTCGGGCCCGGACTGGGAGTCGGCGGCGCACTAG
- a CDS encoding DUF4184 family protein, with product MPFTLSHAAAVLPAVRADGSGRGRLVPAVLVAGSFAPDMTYYAASVLPEAMEFGDFTHSFTGVFTFDVLVAWALVGAWLVLREPLVALLPRGHQGWVGAFLRCGAPRARPRPSLALWWYVSAATGALTHVVWDAFTHLDRWGMRVLPVLGREIAGSPLYWYLQYGGSALAAVVIAVFLVVALRRQPDAGPVGVPVLSVRDRWLAGALIGGCAAVAAVQRATRWWDYWGSRAKPWELIPTVCFGAGAGLAVGFAAYAVAVRVWRPAPVRPSPAAARTEPNRPIPR from the coding sequence TTGCCGTTCACTCTCAGCCATGCCGCGGCCGTCCTGCCTGCGGTGCGCGCAGACGGGTCCGGGCGGGGCCGGCTGGTTCCGGCCGTGCTCGTCGCCGGTTCGTTCGCGCCCGACATGACCTATTACGCGGCGAGTGTGCTGCCGGAGGCAATGGAGTTCGGCGATTTCACGCACTCCTTCACCGGGGTGTTCACCTTCGACGTCCTGGTCGCCTGGGCGCTCGTGGGCGCCTGGCTGGTGCTGCGGGAGCCGCTGGTGGCGCTGCTGCCGCGCGGCCACCAGGGATGGGTCGGCGCCTTCCTGCGCTGCGGTGCGCCGCGCGCCCGTCCGCGCCCCTCGCTCGCCCTGTGGTGGTACGTGTCGGCGGCGACCGGGGCGCTCACCCATGTCGTGTGGGACGCGTTCACGCATCTCGACCGGTGGGGCATGCGGGTTCTGCCCGTCCTCGGGCGGGAGATCGCGGGCTCGCCCCTGTACTGGTATCTGCAGTACGGCGGTTCGGCGCTCGCGGCGGTGGTGATCGCGGTGTTCCTGGTGGTGGCCTTGCGGCGGCAGCCCGATGCCGGACCGGTGGGGGTGCCCGTGCTCTCGGTGCGCGACCGGTGGCTCGCGGGGGCTCTGATCGGCGGCTGCGCGGCGGTGGCGGCCGTGCAGCGGGCGACGCGCTGGTGGGACTACTGGGGGTCGCGGGCCAAGCCGTGGGAGCTGATTCCCACCGTGTGCTTCGGGGCGGGGGCCGGGCTGGCCGTCGGGTTCGCCGCGTACGCCGTGGCGGTCAGGGTGTGGCGCCCGGCTCCGGTTCGTCCCAGCCCGGCAGCGGCTCGTACGGAGCCGAACCGTCCGATTCCTCGCTGA
- a CDS encoding lytic transglycosylase domain-containing protein, with the protein MAAQFGRRVVKGAATTAVAALAVAALSASQAPGVTDTPQGRQNANSQPSPDVNADDSATGNSPYYTDLPPLNSPTPSPSASSDTPGAAGDAEAGIPATVLDAYKKAETSLAGSKPGCNLPWQLLAAIGKVESGQARGGNVDANGTTITPILGPVLNGVGFARITDTDGGMYDGDTTHDRAVGPMQFIPSTWEWSGRDGNGDGKKDPNNIYDAALAAGHYLCRFNWDLSDSADLRRAILSYNNSTDYLNTVLSWLEYYRKGTHEVPDGTGSLPSHRSDNGTGGASPGPTSPASTPPTSQSPGGGTTSPKPPTTTPPTTTPPTTPPPTTTPPTSPSPTPTETVDHLEDAGTGKLTATAGDTFAEKISARTETKAGKAVAKVRVRFTITGDTDTTFTGGESVATVVTNSSGVATAPALKAGEKTGAFKVRATVVGRTVSGLDYAATVTARQADALARTADTALTCVPGAEFADLVEVKATYKGAAADGVAATATLIKTADDATENDKGPYFKDADDKAVRTLTGLETDKDGLLKLPKLYADDTEGTYLLRITTTGGATLTVELKVAAAAS; encoded by the coding sequence ATGGCGGCGCAATTCGGCAGGCGAGTCGTCAAGGGGGCGGCGACCACCGCCGTGGCCGCTCTCGCGGTCGCGGCTCTGTCCGCATCCCAGGCCCCGGGTGTCACGGACACCCCCCAGGGCAGGCAGAACGCCAACTCCCAGCCCTCGCCCGATGTGAACGCCGACGACAGCGCGACCGGCAACTCGCCCTATTACACGGACCTCCCGCCGCTCAACAGCCCCACGCCGTCACCCAGCGCGAGCAGTGACACCCCCGGTGCCGCGGGCGACGCCGAAGCGGGCATACCCGCGACCGTCCTCGACGCCTACAAGAAGGCCGAGACGTCGCTGGCCGGTTCCAAGCCCGGGTGCAACCTCCCCTGGCAACTCCTCGCGGCCATCGGCAAGGTCGAGTCCGGACAGGCCCGCGGCGGCAACGTCGACGCGAACGGCACCACGATCACCCCGATCCTCGGCCCGGTCCTCAACGGCGTCGGCTTCGCGCGGATCACCGACACCGACGGCGGCATGTACGACGGGGACACCACCCACGACCGTGCCGTGGGCCCCATGCAGTTCATCCCCTCCACCTGGGAATGGTCCGGCCGCGACGGCAACGGCGACGGCAAGAAGGACCCCAACAACATCTACGACGCGGCCCTCGCGGCCGGCCACTACCTGTGCCGGTTCAACTGGGACCTGTCCGACAGCGCCGACCTCAGGCGCGCCATCCTCAGCTACAACAACTCGACGGACTATCTGAACACCGTCCTGTCGTGGCTGGAGTACTACCGCAAGGGCACCCACGAGGTCCCGGACGGCACGGGCTCGCTGCCCTCCCACCGCAGCGACAACGGCACCGGCGGCGCGAGCCCCGGCCCGACGTCTCCGGCCTCCACCCCGCCCACCAGCCAGAGCCCGGGCGGCGGCACCACGAGCCCGAAGCCGCCGACCACGACCCCGCCCACGACGACCCCGCCCACCACGCCTCCGCCCACCACGACGCCTCCGACATCCCCGTCACCCACGCCCACCGAGACGGTGGACCACCTGGAGGACGCCGGCACCGGGAAGCTCACCGCGACCGCGGGCGACACCTTCGCCGAGAAGATCAGCGCCCGTACGGAGACCAAGGCCGGCAAGGCCGTCGCGAAGGTCCGGGTCCGGTTCACGATCACCGGCGACACCGACACGACGTTCACCGGCGGCGAGAGCGTCGCGACCGTCGTCACCAACTCCTCCGGTGTGGCGACCGCGCCCGCGCTCAAGGCCGGCGAGAAGACCGGCGCCTTCAAGGTGCGCGCCACCGTCGTCGGCCGCACGGTCTCGGGCCTCGACTACGCGGCGACGGTCACCGCCCGCCAGGCCGACGCGCTCGCCCGCACCGCCGACACCGCGCTGACCTGCGTCCCGGGCGCCGAGTTCGCGGACCTGGTCGAGGTGAAGGCCACGTACAAGGGCGCCGCCGCGGACGGTGTGGCCGCGACCGCCACGCTCATCAAGACGGCGGACGACGCCACCGAGAACGACAAGGGCCCCTACTTCAAGGACGCGGACGACAAGGCGGTACGCACTCTCACGGGCCTTGAGACGGACAAGGACGGCCTGTTGAAGCTGCCGAAGCTGTACGCGGACGACACGGAGGGCACGTACCTGCTGCGGATCACCACGACCGGCGGGGCGACCCTGACCGTCGAGCTGAAGGTGGCGGCAGCCGCCTCGTAG